One region of Neisseria mucosa genomic DNA includes:
- a CDS encoding phosphoesterase, with amino-acid sequence MPQTYFTADWHFSHPNIARYCPQFRLQSDNADELNEYLIDYWNRVVTPQDTVYNLGDVCFAKKLAHIEAVLQRLNGQHHLIYGNHDYLIRQNEAYFLNMRKADGHPLLSSASHYLRLKLPEIGNTAILCHYPLYEWDGIHHGLYHLYGHLHDRMAAVKGRALNVGWDMHGRFLTAQDIDSFLRDLPAVQYFDDKQNVIVGNSTEDAAAKIRARLAALNE; translated from the coding sequence ATGCCCCAAACCTATTTCACCGCCGACTGGCACTTCTCCCATCCCAACATCGCCCGATACTGCCCGCAATTCCGCCTGCAAAGCGATAACGCCGACGAGCTGAACGAATACCTGATCGACTACTGGAACCGCGTCGTTACTCCGCAAGACACTGTATACAACCTCGGCGATGTCTGCTTTGCCAAAAAGCTCGCACACATCGAAGCCGTGCTGCAACGGCTCAACGGGCAGCATCATTTGATCTACGGCAACCACGACTACCTGATTCGGCAAAACGAAGCATATTTCCTCAACATGCGCAAAGCCGACGGCCATCCGTTGCTCTCGTCCGCCAGCCATTACCTGCGGCTCAAACTGCCCGAAATCGGCAATACCGCGATTTTGTGCCACTATCCCTTATACGAATGGGACGGTATCCACCACGGCCTATACCACCTCTACGGCCATCTGCACGACCGCATGGCTGCTGTCAAAGGACGCGCCCTCAATGTCGGCTGGGATATGCACGGCCGTTTCCTGACCGCACAGGATATTGACAGCTTCCTGCGCGACCTCCCTGCCGTGCAGTATTTCGACGACAAGCAAAACGTTATCGTTGGTAACAGTACGGAAGATGCAGCTGCAAAAATTCGGGCGAGATTGGCGGCATTGAATGAATGA